From the genome of Cytobacillus luteolus, one region includes:
- a CDS encoding DUF2535 family protein, whose protein sequence is MLFKSLEFKHCNGQKVKVKDIPVLEEGNTYHFMLSIRLERFIRQIHADKNPNKVYSFKHYLKKVLKWRDYEQLFETGVLKNNA, encoded by the coding sequence TTGCTATTTAAAAGCCTAGAGTTCAAACATTGTAATGGACAGAAGGTTAAGGTCAAGGATATTCCGGTACTAGAAGAAGGCAATACTTATCATTTTATGCTCAGCATACGGCTAGAAAGATTTATTAGACAAATTCATGCTGACAAAAACCCGAACAAAGTGTATTCATTCAAACACTATTTAAAAAAGGTACTAAAATGGCGGGACTATGAACAACTGTTTGAGACAGGTGTTCTAAAAAACAATGCATAA
- a CDS encoding YpjP family protein has product MKKWLRKSLVVGFTIMTFGLVTPPSALTMEPAKPNAPINPDTFERHQYPSHSVSFEDFKIDTKGSFVDLAMSKAEVLAFEKFGSRIGPVIEDEFKSIILPRIEEVIQSISDQYSNEELQRLVISEQVSGGNTEKIFHIYDEMSGNDIIRFHVRRDNPPQDGFWFNFHYHTHHDSFQTHHELGNIFWAKNTPPKWMS; this is encoded by the coding sequence ATGAAAAAGTGGTTACGTAAATCGTTAGTAGTCGGATTTACGATTATGACATTTGGGTTAGTAACTCCACCTTCTGCATTAACTATGGAGCCTGCGAAACCGAATGCTCCAATTAATCCTGATACTTTCGAGAGACATCAATATCCATCACATAGCGTTTCATTCGAAGATTTTAAAATAGATACAAAGGGTAGCTTTGTGGACCTCGCGATGAGCAAAGCGGAAGTACTTGCATTTGAAAAGTTTGGTTCTAGAATAGGTCCAGTAATTGAAGATGAGTTCAAAAGTATCATTCTCCCTCGTATTGAGGAAGTAATACAATCTATCTCAGACCAATATTCAAACGAGGAATTACAAAGGTTGGTCATTTCAGAACAAGTATCGGGTGGAAATACAGAGAAGATATTCCATATCTATGATGAAATGAGCGGTAATGACATTATTCGTTTTCATGTAAGGCGTGATAATCCTCCGCAGGATGGTTTTTGGTTTAATTTCCATTACCATACGCACCATGATTCATTCCAGACTCACCACGAGCTCGGTAACATTTTTTGGGCGAAAAATACTCCTCCGAAATGGATGAGTTAA
- a CDS encoding sigma 54-interacting transcriptional regulator, translating to MSSINQTPLYNFTHILGKHPLLLETIMVARKLAQTDYPIFIQGETGTGKELFTSAIHNESSKKGGPFVFVPCSSLGTLLETADDTTVEQYLNTLLIKAEEGTVVLDEISDLTIDIQKNLLYFLESMEVQNKRKIRFISTSNKNIQAMIQDGTIREDLYYRLNVLSLELPSLREIKSDIPILVDHFIRECGQFVKVDKAVYKKLANASWYGNVRELKNTVAYMLAVFNGKSIEVHDLPIQKHKKAKVKKVKVQPSKVTISEGISLMEKKEFYFILQTIMECNDKGEPSSRRIIADKSSITTHPLSTQQVRHRLDFLEKHGYITIGRGRAGTKITSDGLEYFHSLESFIQ from the coding sequence ATGAGCTCGATTAATCAAACACCATTATACAATTTTACTCATATTCTTGGTAAGCACCCACTACTTTTAGAAACAATTATGGTCGCTCGAAAACTTGCCCAGACAGACTACCCCATTTTCATTCAAGGGGAGACAGGAACAGGTAAAGAATTATTTACAAGTGCCATTCATAATGAATCATCTAAAAAAGGTGGCCCGTTTGTTTTTGTTCCATGTAGTTCACTAGGTACTTTGCTAGAAACTGCGGACGATACTACAGTCGAACAATATTTAAACACCCTACTTATAAAAGCTGAAGAAGGTACGGTTGTCTTAGATGAAATTAGCGACTTAACGATAGATATCCAAAAAAACCTTCTTTACTTTCTAGAAAGTATGGAAGTACAAAACAAGCGAAAGATCAGGTTCATTTCAACCTCAAATAAAAATATACAAGCGATGATTCAAGATGGGACTATTAGAGAGGACTTGTATTATAGGCTAAACGTCCTTTCACTTGAGCTTCCAAGTTTACGTGAGATTAAATCGGATATCCCCATTCTCGTTGATCACTTCATCCGGGAATGCGGACAATTTGTGAAGGTGGATAAAGCTGTTTACAAGAAGTTAGCGAATGCATCTTGGTATGGCAATGTTAGAGAATTGAAAAATACAGTTGCTTATATGCTGGCTGTTTTTAACGGTAAGTCTATCGAAGTGCATGACCTGCCAATACAAAAACATAAAAAAGCAAAAGTGAAGAAGGTAAAAGTTCAACCGAGTAAAGTTACTATAAGTGAAGGCATAAGCCTTATGGAGAAAAAAGAGTTTTATTTTATTCTTCAAACCATCATGGAATGTAACGATAAAGGAGAGCCATCCAGCAGACGCATTATTGCTGATAAAAGCAGTATTACCACTCACCCTTTATCTACACAACAAGTAAGGCACAGACTAGATTTTCTAGAAAAGCATGGTTATATAACAATAGGAAGAGGGCGTGCCGGAACTAAAATCACCTCAGACGGCTTGGAGTATTTTCACTCTCTAGAGTCATTTATACAGTAA
- a CDS encoding class I SAM-dependent methyltransferase: protein MIVTTAGRTDQRMISLAKQIAEDLSTTYIERRKASVEELQQKYSHDVLVIGKNRLELYKQNEQEPFFFHPNSAMFRMKRLMNGEDDPLIKAAALKEGMSFLDCTLGLGSDSIVASFIVGHQGKAVGIEGNELLSYLVKSGLHTWDSGIEMFNQAMQRVNVINIDNLDYLKSCRSKSFDVVYFDPMFEEAIDESNGISALKSIAIYKDITNEVIEEAKRVAIKKVILKDHWRSERFNRFGFSVLKRKTAKFHFGALDLE from the coding sequence TTGATTGTTACTACAGCAGGTAGAACAGACCAAAGGATGATTTCTCTCGCAAAACAAATTGCGGAGGATCTATCTACAACGTATATTGAAAGACGAAAAGCCTCTGTCGAAGAATTACAGCAAAAATACAGTCATGATGTGCTAGTTATCGGTAAGAATCGCCTAGAGCTATATAAACAAAATGAACAAGAACCCTTCTTCTTTCATCCAAACTCAGCGATGTTTAGAATGAAAAGGCTAATGAATGGAGAAGATGATCCCTTAATTAAAGCAGCAGCACTAAAAGAAGGAATGAGCTTTCTGGACTGCACACTTGGATTAGGTTCAGATAGTATAGTAGCAAGCTTCATCGTTGGACATCAAGGAAAGGCTGTAGGTATCGAAGGGAATGAATTATTATCCTACCTAGTTAAGAGCGGATTGCATACATGGGATAGCGGGATAGAAATGTTTAACCAAGCAATGCAAAGAGTAAATGTTATTAATATAGATAACCTGGACTATTTAAAATCCTGCCGTTCTAAAAGCTTTGACGTCGTCTATTTTGATCCGATGTTCGAAGAGGCAATCGACGAGTCGAACGGAATAAGTGCTTTGAAGAGCATTGCTATTTATAAGGATATAACTAACGAGGTTATCGAAGAAGCAAAAAGAGTAGCGATTAAAAAGGTTATTCTTAAAGACCATTGGAGAAGTGAGAGGTTTAATAGGTTTGGTTTCTCTGTGTTAAAAAGAAAGACAGCTAAGTTTCATTTCGGGGCTCTTGATTTAGAATGA
- a CDS encoding thymidylate synthase, whose protein sequence is MKKYLELCQHILDNGVFKEDRTGTGTYSAFGHQMRFNLKDGFPLVTTKKLHLKSIIHELLWFLNGDTNIKYLNDNGVRIWNEWADESGDLGPVYGHQWRSWPTHDGKTIDQISNLIHQIKTNPDSRRLIVSAWNVSDIDNMALPPCHCLFQFYVANGKLSCQLYQRSADLFLGVPFNIASYALLTMMIAQVCDLEPGEFVHTFGDVHIYSNHVEQVKLQLTREPYESPQMLINPEVKSIFDFKFEDFTLVNYVAHPHIKGEVSV, encoded by the coding sequence ATGAAGAAATATCTCGAACTTTGTCAACATATCCTTGATAACGGTGTGTTTAAGGAAGATAGAACAGGTACAGGGACATATAGTGCCTTTGGGCATCAAATGCGCTTTAACTTAAAAGACGGCTTCCCATTAGTTACAACTAAAAAATTACATCTTAAATCTATCATTCATGAATTATTGTGGTTTCTAAATGGTGATACAAATATAAAGTATCTTAATGATAATGGAGTTCGTATTTGGAATGAGTGGGCAGATGAAAGTGGAGATTTAGGCCCTGTTTATGGTCATCAGTGGCGTTCATGGCCTACTCATGATGGTAAGACGATTGACCAAATCTCAAACTTAATACATCAGATTAAAACAAATCCTGACTCGCGCAGATTAATTGTAAGTGCTTGGAATGTTTCTGATATCGACAATATGGCATTGCCTCCTTGTCATTGTTTGTTTCAGTTCTATGTTGCGAATGGAAAGTTATCATGTCAACTTTATCAAAGGTCAGCAGATTTGTTCCTAGGTGTACCTTTTAATATTGCCTCATATGCTTTATTGACTATGATGATTGCTCAAGTTTGTGACTTAGAGCCAGGAGAATTCGTACACACATTTGGAGATGTTCACATTTACTCAAACCATGTTGAACAAGTCAAGCTTCAGTTAACGAGAGAACCTTATGAATCTCCACAAATGCTTATTAATCCAGAAGTTAAGTCTATCTTTGACTTCAAGTTTGAAGATTTTACGTTAGTAAATTATGTAGCTCATCCACATATTAAAGGTGAGGTGAGTGTATGA
- a CDS encoding anthrax toxin lethal factor-related metalloendopeptidase has protein sequence MRKITFITGVFLFLFFVPGVKEESASTNGVLLRDFSSITFFINREQIENYHLLEHIVVLPEDSFNQTEAINMIQRINSIHPSLLQQLISENITIKLFNGNLTDEPSAAHLKGTTPRGYSNKSKTWDSVPGIGGGKMALAKIGHSENGDGHGSLNLELHELAHSIDRHVLNLIREDTIFQRIWKEEASKMFPNHDYFITYPEEYFAESFVMYYLGDDTKKELKEKAPMTYELFRQIEQSTYDFNVSTYR, from the coding sequence ATGAGGAAAATAACATTTATTACAGGAGTTTTTCTTTTTCTTTTTTTTGTACCAGGTGTTAAAGAGGAAAGTGCTTCGACAAATGGAGTTCTATTGAGAGATTTCTCTTCCATTACTTTTTTCATCAATAGGGAGCAAATAGAGAATTATCATCTACTTGAACATATTGTTGTCTTACCAGAGGATTCCTTTAATCAAACTGAAGCGATAAATATGATTCAACGTATTAATTCAATTCATCCATCACTTCTCCAACAATTAATTTCAGAAAATATAACAATAAAGCTTTTTAATGGCAATTTAACAGATGAACCATCTGCCGCACATCTGAAAGGAACTACTCCTAGGGGTTATTCAAACAAAAGTAAAACGTGGGACTCTGTGCCTGGCATCGGTGGAGGAAAAATGGCATTAGCAAAAATTGGTCATAGTGAGAATGGTGATGGGCATGGCTCACTTAATTTAGAATTACATGAGCTTGCACATTCAATTGATAGACATGTTCTCAACCTAATCAGAGAGGACACTATTTTCCAAAGAATATGGAAAGAAGAAGCGAGTAAGATGTTCCCTAATCATGATTATTTTATCACTTATCCAGAAGAATACTTTGCTGAGAGTTTTGTTATGTACTACTTAGGTGACGATACAAAAAAAGAGTTAAAAGAGAAGGCACCGATGACTTATGAGTTATTTAGGCAAATTGAACAAAGTACCTATGATTTCAATGTTTCGACATACCGATAG
- a CDS encoding PCYCGC motif-containing (lipo)protein — MRLSKTYFFLLLFILLLSACSNKEASHNEHDQKVPMQIGDIREETSSAAEIPSFLGDKSEELVTIYTAAANHQELLEQIPCYCGCGDSVGHRDSYDCFVHQNNADGSIVWDDHGTKCGVCLEIAAISMIEYQEGKSVEEIRDLIDEKYKEGFANPTPTPKPGS; from the coding sequence ATGCGACTATCGAAAACATATTTTTTCTTACTACTCTTCATTCTACTTCTATCAGCTTGTAGTAATAAAGAGGCATCACACAATGAGCACGATCAAAAAGTTCCAATGCAAATAGGAGATATCCGTGAAGAAACTAGCTCTGCAGCAGAAATCCCATCATTCTTAGGTGATAAATCTGAGGAACTAGTAACCATCTATACTGCTGCAGCAAATCATCAAGAATTGCTTGAACAAATTCCGTGCTATTGTGGTTGCGGTGATTCTGTTGGTCACAGAGATAGTTATGATTGTTTTGTTCACCAAAACAATGCTGATGGATCTATCGTCTGGGATGATCATGGAACGAAATGTGGTGTATGTCTAGAAATTGCTGCTATTTCTATGATAGAGTACCAAGAGGGTAAATCAGTTGAAGAAATTCGTGATTTAATTGATGAAAAATATAAAGAAGGCTTCGCAAATCCTACACCTACTCCCAAGCCTGGTTCTTAG
- the trhA gene encoding PAQR family membrane homeostasis protein TrhA — protein MEYTIKEEIANAITHGIGVLLSIPALVMLIIFAVRYGDAWHVVSFSIFGATMILLYLFSTLTHSLTHRKAKYIFEILDHSAIYLLIAGTYTPFLLVTLRGAFGWTMFGIIWGLAIVGIILKVFFVKRFIILSTVFYILMGWMIIIAIKPLYQSLSAEGFMLLLIGGLLYTVGSIFYVWRKIPYHHAIWHGFVLAGSAAMFFCVLFYVTDVPFV, from the coding sequence ATGGAGTATACCATTAAAGAAGAGATTGCGAATGCAATCACTCATGGAATAGGTGTTTTATTAAGTATCCCTGCCTTAGTAATGCTAATCATTTTTGCAGTAAGATATGGTGATGCATGGCATGTAGTCAGTTTTTCAATTTTTGGTGCAACAATGATTTTACTATATTTATTCTCAACCTTAACTCATAGCCTTACACATCGAAAAGCAAAATACATTTTTGAGATTTTAGATCACTCTGCTATCTATTTACTGATTGCTGGAACATATACGCCATTTTTACTAGTAACATTACGTGGGGCGTTCGGATGGACCATGTTTGGTATAATATGGGGACTCGCTATTGTAGGTATTATCTTAAAGGTATTTTTCGTGAAACGATTTATTATTTTATCCACTGTATTTTATATCCTAATGGGCTGGATGATAATCATTGCGATTAAGCCTTTATATCAATCACTTTCAGCTGAAGGATTTATGCTGTTGTTAATAGGTGGACTCCTTTACACAGTCGGATCAATCTTTTATGTCTGGCGTAAAATTCCATATCATCATGCTATATGGCACGGATTTGTCCTTGCTGGGAGTGCAGCGATGTTTTTCTGTGTATTATTCTATGTTACGGATGTTCCGTTTGTATAA
- a CDS encoding DegV family protein: protein MQKVRVVTDSTIDLSKELIEKYNIEVVPLTITIDGESYLDRIDITPSEFIQKMRNAKDLPKSSQPAAGQFVDVYNRLASDGSDIISIHMTGGMSGTVQSAESAAKMVDHNVHVIDSRFISKGLGFQVIEAAKMAQQGKSAEEILSVVKKIRENTYLYVTVDTLENLVKGGRIGKGKALIGSLLNIKPIASLEGGVYTPVTKVRSHSQIISFLSKQFAEDTKGKEVMGVGIVHADNIQVANKLKESIYTICGFEGITVEDTTPVISTHTGPGAIGFMYYVK, encoded by the coding sequence ATGCAAAAGGTTAGAGTTGTAACCGATTCAACAATTGATTTGTCTAAAGAGTTAATTGAAAAGTATAATATTGAAGTCGTTCCTTTGACAATTACTATAGACGGTGAAAGTTACTTAGATCGAATTGATATAACTCCTAGTGAGTTCATTCAGAAAATGAGAAATGCAAAGGACCTTCCAAAAAGTTCACAACCAGCAGCAGGACAATTTGTAGATGTGTATAACAGACTTGCAAGTGATGGTAGTGACATTATTTCTATACATATGACAGGTGGTATGAGCGGTACTGTACAATCTGCTGAAAGCGCTGCAAAAATGGTAGATCACAATGTTCATGTGATTGATTCACGTTTTATTTCAAAGGGACTAGGGTTTCAAGTAATTGAGGCAGCTAAAATGGCACAACAAGGTAAATCTGCTGAAGAGATCCTAAGCGTTGTTAAAAAAATTAGAGAAAATACATATTTGTATGTTACTGTTGACACTCTTGAAAACCTAGTTAAAGGTGGAAGAATTGGTAAAGGGAAAGCCCTTATTGGTTCTCTTCTAAACATTAAACCTATTGCCTCTCTAGAAGGTGGGGTTTATACACCTGTAACGAAGGTTCGAAGCCATTCACAAATTATTAGCTTCCTCTCAAAACAATTTGCTGAAGATACTAAAGGCAAAGAAGTAATGGGTGTTGGCATTGTTCATGCAGATAATATACAAGTAGCAAATAAGCTAAAAGAATCAATTTATACGATTTGTGGCTTTGAAGGAATAACAGTTGAAGATACTACTCCGGTTATAAGTACTCATACTGGACCTGGTGCAATTGGATTTATGTATTATGTAAAATAG
- a CDS encoding BrxA/BrxB family bacilliredoxin: protein MSMAYEEYMRQMVLPMRKELVTAGFKELTSSEEVTEFVESAEGTTFVVINSVCGCAAGLARPAATQAVMQSDKKPDHLVTVFAGQDKDATAQMREYFTGIEPSSPSMAVLKGKEVVHFIPRHEIEGNSMEGIMENIMSAFEKHC, encoded by the coding sequence ATGTCAATGGCTTATGAAGAATATATGAGACAAATGGTTCTGCCAATGAGAAAAGAACTAGTAACAGCTGGATTTAAAGAACTAACATCAAGCGAAGAAGTAACAGAATTTGTTGAATCTGCTGAAGGTACCACATTTGTAGTCATTAATTCAGTATGTGGTTGTGCCGCAGGTTTAGCACGCCCAGCAGCTACACAAGCTGTAATGCAAAGTGATAAAAAACCAGATCATCTAGTAACTGTATTTGCAGGACAAGATAAAGATGCAACAGCCCAAATGCGTGAGTATTTTACGGGGATTGAACCATCCTCCCCTTCAATGGCAGTACTAAAAGGTAAAGAAGTTGTACACTTCATTCCTAGGCACGAAATCGAAGGCAACTCAATGGAAGGCATCATGGAAAACATCATGTCTGCCTTTGAAAAACATTGTTAA
- a CDS encoding YuzL family protein: MAKHRKDPSKTGLSAPSVEGQGTTTSEYDSVSKDSARRKTKRQ; this comes from the coding sequence ATGGCAAAACATCGTAAAGACCCTTCTAAGACTGGGCTAAGTGCTCCATCTGTAGAAGGACAAGGAACAACGACTAGTGAATATGATAGTGTTTCTAAGGATTCAGCTAGACGTAAAACGAAAAGGCAATAG
- a CDS encoding dihydrofolate reductase, which yields MISLLVAMDNNRLIGKDNDLPWRLPADLAYFKRVTMGHSIIMGRKTFDSIGRPLPGRENIIITRNTEYKADGCIVIHSIEEVLEMNQENKELFIIGGAEIFKEVLPYADRLYITEIDDVFEGDTFFPAFPLNEWQKTTSEKGPRDEKNPYDYNFVVYERISSTENEDR from the coding sequence ATGATTTCATTATTAGTTGCAATGGACAATAACCGTTTAATTGGAAAAGACAATGATTTACCATGGCGTTTGCCAGCTGATTTAGCTTATTTTAAAAGAGTAACGATGGGCCACTCCATTATAATGGGGAGGAAAACCTTTGACTCAATAGGACGTCCTCTTCCCGGAAGAGAAAACATTATCATTACTCGAAATACAGAGTATAAAGCAGACGGGTGTATAGTGATCCACTCAATAGAGGAAGTACTTGAAATGAATCAAGAAAATAAAGAGCTATTCATTATTGGTGGAGCAGAGATTTTTAAAGAAGTATTGCCCTATGCAGACCGCCTCTACATTACTGAGATCGATGATGTTTTTGAGGGAGATACCTTTTTCCCAGCGTTCCCTTTAAATGAATGGCAAAAAACCACTAGCGAGAAAGGTCCTAGGGATGAAAAAAATCCTTACGATTATAACTTTGTAGTATATGAAAGAATCTCTAGTACAGAGAATGAGGATAGATAA
- a CDS encoding TerC family protein, protein MEFFEVLGFAISSAAVIALLKIIAIDIVLSGDNAIVIAMATRNLPAEQRNKAIFFGTALAVILRIFFAAIIVYLLKIPYVTLIGGALLLIIAYKVLVQEEEHGNIQSHNGFLKATWTIVMADAVMSLDNVVAVAGAAHGNVWMIALGVAISIPIMIFGSKAIVKAMDKYSWIAYVGSGILTWTAGEMILKEERLSTVLHIPHGPISYLILAVLTTLVLGIGYMRNKNIQTKNKLKQTA, encoded by the coding sequence GTGGAATTTTTTGAAGTATTAGGGTTTGCAATCTCTTCTGCAGCAGTTATTGCTTTACTAAAAATTATTGCAATTGATATTGTATTATCTGGAGATAATGCAATTGTAATCGCGATGGCAACTAGAAATTTACCGGCAGAGCAGAGAAATAAGGCTATCTTTTTTGGTACTGCCTTGGCAGTAATTCTTCGTATTTTCTTTGCTGCTATTATAGTTTACTTATTAAAAATACCTTATGTTACTTTAATAGGTGGAGCACTTCTGTTAATCATTGCGTATAAAGTTCTTGTACAAGAGGAAGAACATGGTAATATTCAATCTCATAATGGTTTCTTAAAGGCAACTTGGACAATCGTTATGGCAGATGCGGTAATGAGCTTGGACAATGTAGTTGCTGTTGCAGGTGCAGCACATGGGAACGTATGGATGATTGCACTTGGGGTTGCAATTAGTATCCCTATTATGATATTTGGATCAAAAGCGATTGTAAAAGCAATGGATAAATACAGCTGGATTGCTTATGTTGGTTCGGGTATCTTAACTTGGACTGCTGGGGAAATGATTTTAAAGGAAGAAAGACTATCTACAGTCTTACATATTCCTCATGGACCAATTTCGTACTTAATACTAGCAGTACTAACTACACTAGTGTTAGGAATCGGTTATATGAGAAATAAAAACATTCAAACAAAAAATAAACTTAAGCAGACAGCTTAA
- a CDS encoding ATP-binding protein: MINRIKNLSFFKKTILFTSCIVLVVGLATAVISFHIQNNAITQILSDQAVSVANLWKSTLPRKDVIAAANTTDPNHPSVLHLTFLIDKIHEKHSIYSHAYIFASDIPEDRNFKPIAIPLSLLQQGFTYTDHYISGDEFYNAFVYTVTNKTSVYTDVYSDDFGTWITAFSPIFDENGNVIAVFGVDIDASILHNLQTDLMISLLLSCIFLFTIIFIIQEWGLRKVLSPLNGLIKGIHQVSLGNFGVRLEQTDDSELGELSKKFNEMTKQLDVLFERVAVTSEQFGDKSQQDSNLQGVEKALGEMENIIKQSKLQTELQRAERMNAIGQLAASVAHEIRNPMTVVKGFLQIFHSKDDMTKEEKEYIQLMIEEMNRAETIINDYLSLAKPDLESATVMNCTEILQNVTELISSYALLNNNITVNMECKGTYYSKGNTSELKQVLLNIMKNAVEAMKTEGVLSVKVFADDEYVHYEIKDTGIGMTPEELKRLGTPFYSLKEKGTGIGLMVCYQIIERMKGKITVESEKGKGSTFTIKIPLYVE; this comes from the coding sequence ATGATAAATCGTATAAAAAACTTAAGTTTTTTTAAAAAGACAATATTATTTACTTCCTGTATCGTTTTGGTGGTTGGGTTGGCAACAGCTGTTATTAGTTTCCATATTCAAAACAATGCGATCACTCAGATTTTATCAGATCAAGCTGTAAGTGTAGCTAACCTATGGAAATCGACGCTTCCTAGGAAGGATGTTATAGCTGCAGCAAATACAACTGATCCAAACCATCCTTCTGTATTACACCTAACATTTTTGATTGATAAAATACATGAAAAGCATTCGATTTATTCACATGCCTATATTTTTGCTTCTGATATTCCTGAGGATCGAAATTTCAAACCAATTGCAATACCTCTTTCATTACTTCAGCAAGGATTTACATATACGGATCACTATATTTCGGGGGATGAATTTTATAATGCGTTTGTCTATACAGTTACAAATAAGACAAGTGTGTATACTGATGTATATAGTGACGATTTCGGGACTTGGATTACAGCATTTTCACCTATTTTCGATGAAAATGGAAATGTAATCGCTGTATTCGGTGTAGACATCGATGCCAGCATTTTACACAATCTGCAAACAGATTTAATGATTTCCTTACTACTATCTTGTATATTCCTCTTTACGATAATATTTATCATACAGGAGTGGGGATTACGTAAGGTTTTATCACCTTTAAACGGATTGATAAAAGGAATACACCAGGTTAGTCTTGGAAACTTTGGAGTTAGATTGGAACAAACAGATGATTCTGAGCTTGGTGAATTGAGTAAGAAGTTTAATGAAATGACAAAACAGCTAGACGTTTTATTCGAGCGAGTGGCGGTAACCTCTGAGCAATTTGGGGATAAATCACAACAGGATTCCAACTTACAGGGAGTTGAAAAAGCTCTTGGAGAAATGGAGAATATTATTAAGCAAAGTAAACTACAAACAGAATTACAAAGAGCCGAAAGAATGAATGCAATTGGCCAGTTAGCGGCTTCAGTTGCCCATGAAATACGGAATCCAATGACAGTTGTAAAAGGTTTCTTGCAGATATTTCATTCAAAAGACGATATGACTAAGGAAGAGAAAGAATATATACAGTTAATGATTGAAGAAATGAACCGTGCAGAGACCATTATAAATGATTATCTTTCATTGGCTAAGCCGGACCTTGAATCCGCAACTGTTATGAATTGTACGGAAATCCTTCAAAATGTGACTGAACTTATAAGCTCGTACGCACTTTTAAATAATAACATCACAGTAAATATGGAATGTAAAGGCACCTATTATAGTAAAGGAAATACCTCTGAGTTAAAGCAAGTACTCTTAAATATCATGAAAAATGCAGTTGAGGCAATGAAAACGGAAGGTGTATTATCTGTTAAGGTTTTTGCTGATGATGAATATGTACACTATGAAATTAAAGACACAGGTATTGGAATGACTCCAGAGGAATTAAAGCGCTTAGGTACCCCATTTTATTCCCTAAAAGAAAAGGGCACTGGAATAGGGCTCATGGTCTGTTATCAAATCATTGAACGAATGAAGGGGAAGATTACTGTTGAAAGTGAAAAAGGCAAAGGATCTACCTTCACAATAAAAATTCCATTGTACGTCGAATGA
- a CDS encoding lysophospholipid acyltransferase family protein, with protein sequence MLRTIFWFLYFFGFLLYSIPTLNRVKKLDLTLNVQERDKIIHQLPQHWAKRLVEITSSQVQVNGTENLPDGPVLFVSNHQGNFDIPVLLGYVNKPMGFISKVEVQKIPIVPRWMEVMNCVFINRKDRRQAILSIKEGAEKLKKGHSLVIFPEGTRSKGGEVAEFKAGSLRLATDSGVPIVPIAINGTYKIMEHGGLFMKPSNVEVSILPPIVGTENRNVKELAKELQTLISKKITP encoded by the coding sequence ATGTTACGAACGATATTTTGGTTTTTATACTTCTTTGGTTTCCTACTTTACAGTATTCCAACACTAAACAGAGTAAAAAAACTTGATTTAACCCTTAATGTTCAAGAACGGGATAAAATAATCCATCAGTTGCCACAGCATTGGGCTAAAAGACTAGTCGAGATTACAAGCTCACAAGTGCAGGTAAACGGAACAGAGAATCTACCTGACGGACCAGTTTTATTTGTTAGTAATCACCAAGGGAACTTTGATATCCCTGTTTTACTAGGTTATGTGAACAAACCAATGGGGTTTATTTCAAAAGTAGAAGTTCAAAAGATTCCAATCGTCCCAAGGTGGATGGAAGTAATGAACTGTGTTTTTATTAACAGGAAAGATAGAAGACAAGCTATTCTTTCAATCAAAGAAGGAGCCGAGAAGTTAAAGAAAGGCCACTCACTAGTTATATTTCCGGAGGGCACTAGAAGTAAGGGCGGAGAAGTTGCGGAGTTTAAAGCAGGCAGCCTAAGACTCGCGACAGATTCAGGTGTACCTATTGTTCCGATTGCAATTAACGGTACCTATAAAATAATGGAGCATGGTGGATTGTTTATGAAACCTTCCAATGTTGAAGTAAGTATCTTACCTCCAATCGTTGGTACTGAAAATCGCAATGTAAAAGAACTCGCAAAAGAATTACAAACATTGATTTCTAAAAAAATCACCCCGTAG